A stretch of Lysobacter sp. K5869 DNA encodes these proteins:
- a CDS encoding RHS repeat-associated core domain-containing protein — protein sequence MSAPSGSSVPSIRTFQMDASTVGVLKSSVNLFRGDVNHTQTLFSLPGRSDNDGLQIDLSIQYQSNVNRQAMGWNRDQPTGVLGLGWTLPLASIRMEDGNCPTPALRKYSIAVAGNSSAMVRDPQAPLLFAMDKSLAAQLRDGAAVPAAIRGVFVDNGVPLSAGAVVVGAASPWTLRDDALEQEFVLTLGATLDASDGGETYQLVNYRFWRVQYFPRYERWAVTNEAGQRMSFGGGLGATDKGYRTSAGNSVEWGVQWLDAHGVPVWQGSSARAQGQSQYACAWHLQRVYSRFGESVSYEYNCFERGGDGLLPKVEQLVAAGGLPYTKACYLGRIVDVYGRSAEFAYGDKLWSAQTAASPREYADPHKDVPDTAPNGFQDRYETLFLDRIDVRDRDGGALFAVDFDYQPVPGSPVANVAGDSGDTCKRLLTAVRLLNADGDSLPGYRYGYYLDVKQGGNLAALASIDWPTGGVARYEYASASLPICDRSLAVSAPSPMPAQSIPRVWFGPDYAVVLWNNTADGRLAMQIFTWTGQWMPWQADPHNALLLQNDSGGTALSSVAVDAGQDFVAVSYQTSADTAMHLFRKDMARPGQWVAAAIPGGGNGGCNSPTWRWPLQDGTVQTAAGASYVFAWQSNPSALTCKTDLFTWNWPSQSWQHDHRDGLGYRWFAHGADYLASVDLNSHVSLDWIDAVGAWHSAPGVDLGFRLNSLDALALAGDASLLAISHKIAGSPGMGEYSYDVWLLQWNRDYVFAAPTQFSFKDRFDSQWPTSWAPSAIGNSLVAVAANVMRFDGAQWSVNSALAPSGIVGGEQRYGYGPDYAVQVMVPSVGAPQARLIGYDPGKVGFGSTAPISGLSTPQSHPGTANWIGAGSPDYLAVGTQLFFRGTASDWGRSVGNAIANLQTLVNQGAGGSDRYQLNSASLLNEGPAFLACALYDAQDGSGHATAASALVLRNGGVQGAAQILDRQAMWTPQEQDQPSQGTSPGGPMAFFSYPSDAGRLDAATTVYLNRYAGDAVLGPISDWPVSAITIDDGLSESFATAYVPDTANAACDASGQVVKYFQTAVYPGGSPQQPVNGSVVSRYLNGNADVTGADWYNMLDGLLHSVTTLDAQGKTLNATEYEWTAYVQRASDPNDPAAPVRQLYGAYALQTAQQQTSDGVASRQTTSYIPDGFKASYTGQPATVSSQTVRGDGRIDAQERRYRYACEAYPQSRTINDVSSVVEQSASQAGVATAISATALAQWASAWGEDVKVMAEAADFAWTGGAVEFPFGAWQPGQTPANWQAMTQLQTRAPDGTVLQNADGADVPCTTLYADPAFGLPVAVFRGAVGGECAWSGFQSYESTAGWSLSGTRAEPSQAWLGEQSLALKNGGRIATAVAPGASRTRYLFGLRYLTPAGYIGGRGAIKLDPGQNPLSLDLDDTQGQWRYLTASVDLPAGCKSLALSIDNPGSAEALIDGVLLIPFGVDATVQSWQADTRLLLASMSATGACDFNRYDRFNRPLGAVAANGQWQELDQRFQSRQGNAGDRFDDASPNAELTLQFAAGGITETFRDGNGWQTRWAPGDAAHWSCAGGELLKAGTDSDTLTWQRGSDAEVVAFFVELQAQGTAAGTLSLRFGDGETIAWTVGKGWSWTDAKGGTVQAPLAAPPHLAQQWLLLLGGGQTLFFGDGQLLFSAARATEPSAGCAFATGPNALRISQLGYGGDPRLGLSYSDGAARQRQVHQRDGGDSRIMASVYDALDRSLAGTKTAPGSFGSGANAPMLSYRPCFLDVAAFLRATADTWKMQGDIADYYAGQRDGGAQRSDDQGYPYRGSRYESSAQSRVVEYGQPGKELAIHDILSVPESARHTMRTAYGASDASDPVAAGAFYATDTTTPGGYQARQLVDTSQRATAMLQADPQGGKVGQSVVGLNFSAGSDDAGILGRLQLPNAFTTSPQSNPPAFVRDTLTNPLGQAVQYQDPDTGVTLSLYNGKGQLRFVQPALDNGQTGFLYTRYDALGRISEEGAVAAAWNRAALIAQLDNPDWPSAADGAVAGRSYRYDGDGSDPNALGRLIQTTTYNPDPGSGLGDCTVVESWSYDAHGNVVAARLQVGGAATLDASARYAYNNLNEVVRIDLPAGSPLAAITYAYDDQGHIVAIGVPGDEAAIARYGYNAEGQLQSAQRGRLSELWNYDSPGCVLSHRVDVDNAPAFAQTFAYTPDSQIQQRTTAQAQASTDIGYAYDGQQRLASATVAGGGAGTLKIDSYDANGNIWAATVDGSALSTPCHAGNDRLASAQSGSGPRQSFQYDASGRPTDWRGLSLRYDAALASVSTVAAAGADTVRYARGLNNQRVLRQQGAHRRLYFCGAGSTPLMVWNDGKPQLCVWGPDGLVAVHDGRLQYPVSDHQHSVWAVFDDQGQALRRFDYAAFGAPLAAAGDDWWFLYAGKEYDAGTGLYDFGARLYDPALMRFLGPDPARQFSSPYVFASNNPINYLDPSGNISVWAQVGIGAAMAVLAIAGIALSVVTFGAAAPAVAGGEAALAGATVAGEGVAAGAALAEGGGLAAGAVAAEGAIEGAAGAATAAAAEVGAGAGAAAVETAVPLTTAQVIAQNAISVAWSATTGAISGAGTGGLAYDIQHGRDFTAKGFFSAMGLGALGGAIGGGFSGLATMPATVGLSQGMSIGGTIAFRALTQGVAGMVGQDVSTLVCDAISGQKITAASLLMSSLQGFGTGAASGTFSAVSNIDPSKTAVNAVERAAVRAGTTINKAIDGAKSMATSQGAIGLYVAGGFLLAGGYAAWGAASANNQN from the coding sequence ATGTCCGCCCCTTCCGGTTCCAGCGTGCCCAGCATCCGCACCTTCCAGATGGATGCCAGCACCGTCGGCGTGCTCAAGAGCAGCGTCAATCTGTTCCGCGGCGACGTCAACCACACCCAGACCCTGTTCTCGCTGCCCGGCCGCAGCGACAACGACGGCTTGCAGATCGACTTGTCGATCCAGTACCAGAGCAACGTCAACCGTCAAGCGATGGGATGGAACCGCGATCAACCCACCGGCGTGTTGGGGCTGGGCTGGACGCTGCCGCTGGCCTCGATCCGCATGGAGGACGGCAATTGCCCGACGCCGGCGCTGCGCAAGTACAGCATCGCCGTGGCCGGCAACAGCAGCGCGATGGTGCGCGATCCGCAGGCGCCGCTGCTGTTCGCGATGGACAAGAGCTTGGCCGCGCAACTGCGCGACGGCGCCGCGGTGCCGGCGGCGATCCGCGGCGTCTTCGTCGATAACGGCGTGCCGCTGTCGGCCGGCGCGGTCGTGGTCGGCGCGGCCAGCCCGTGGACGCTGCGCGACGACGCGCTGGAACAAGAGTTCGTGCTGACCCTGGGCGCCACGCTCGACGCCAGCGACGGCGGCGAAACCTACCAACTGGTCAACTACCGCTTTTGGCGCGTGCAGTACTTCCCGCGCTACGAGCGTTGGGCGGTGACCAACGAAGCCGGCCAGCGCATGTCCTTCGGCGGCGGCTTGGGCGCGACCGACAAGGGTTACCGCACCAGCGCCGGCAACAGCGTGGAATGGGGCGTGCAATGGCTCGACGCGCACGGCGTGCCGGTGTGGCAAGGCAGCAGCGCGCGCGCCCAGGGGCAAAGCCAGTACGCCTGCGCGTGGCATCTGCAGCGGGTCTACAGCCGCTTCGGCGAATCGGTCTCTTATGAGTACAACTGCTTCGAGCGCGGCGGCGACGGCTTGCTGCCGAAGGTCGAGCAACTGGTCGCCGCCGGCGGCCTGCCCTACACCAAGGCCTGTTACCTCGGCCGCATCGTCGACGTGTACGGCCGCAGCGCCGAATTCGCTTACGGCGACAAACTGTGGAGCGCGCAAACCGCGGCCAGCCCGCGCGAGTACGCCGATCCGCACAAGGACGTTCCCGACACCGCGCCCAACGGTTTCCAGGACCGCTACGAAACCCTGTTCCTCGACCGCATCGACGTGCGCGACCGCGACGGCGGCGCCTTGTTCGCGGTCGATTTCGATTACCAGCCCGTGCCGGGTTCGCCGGTGGCGAACGTGGCGGGCGATTCCGGCGACACCTGCAAGCGCCTGCTGACCGCGGTGCGATTGCTCAACGCCGACGGCGACAGCCTGCCGGGCTATCGCTACGGCTATTACCTCGACGTCAAGCAAGGCGGCAATCTCGCCGCGCTGGCCTCGATCGACTGGCCCACCGGCGGCGTGGCGCGTTACGAGTACGCCAGCGCGTCGCTGCCGATCTGCGACCGCAGCCTCGCGGTGAGCGCGCCGAGCCCGATGCCGGCGCAGTCGATCCCGCGCGTCTGGTTCGGCCCCGACTACGCCGTGGTGCTGTGGAACAACACCGCCGACGGCCGTCTGGCGATGCAGATCTTCACCTGGACCGGCCAGTGGATGCCCTGGCAGGCCGATCCGCACAACGCGCTGCTGTTGCAGAACGACAGCGGCGGCACCGCGCTGTCGTCGGTGGCGGTGGACGCCGGGCAAGACTTCGTCGCCGTGTCCTACCAGACCAGCGCCGACACCGCGATGCATCTGTTCCGCAAGGACATGGCGCGGCCGGGCCAGTGGGTCGCCGCGGCGATCCCCGGCGGCGGCAACGGCGGCTGCAACAGCCCGACCTGGCGTTGGCCGCTGCAGGACGGCACGGTGCAGACCGCGGCCGGCGCCAGCTATGTGTTCGCGTGGCAGTCCAATCCTTCGGCGCTGACCTGCAAGACCGATTTGTTCACTTGGAACTGGCCGAGCCAGTCGTGGCAGCACGATCATCGCGACGGCCTCGGCTATCGCTGGTTCGCGCACGGCGCCGATTACCTCGCCAGCGTGGATCTGAATTCGCACGTGAGCCTGGACTGGATCGACGCCGTCGGCGCGTGGCACAGCGCGCCCGGCGTGGATCTGGGCTTCCGCTTGAACAGCCTGGATGCGCTGGCGCTGGCCGGCGACGCCTCGTTGCTGGCGATCTCGCACAAGATCGCCGGCAGTCCGGGCATGGGCGAGTACAGCTACGACGTCTGGCTGCTGCAGTGGAACCGCGATTACGTGTTCGCCGCGCCGACCCAGTTCTCGTTCAAGGACCGCTTCGACAGCCAGTGGCCGACCTCGTGGGCGCCCAGCGCGATCGGCAACTCGCTGGTCGCGGTGGCGGCCAACGTGATGCGCTTCGACGGCGCGCAATGGAGCGTCAACAGCGCGCTCGCGCCCAGCGGCATCGTCGGCGGCGAGCAGCGCTACGGCTACGGCCCCGATTACGCGGTGCAGGTGATGGTGCCCAGCGTCGGCGCCCCGCAGGCGCGCTTGATCGGATACGACCCGGGCAAAGTCGGCTTCGGCAGCACCGCGCCGATTTCGGGATTGAGCACGCCGCAGTCGCATCCGGGCACGGCCAACTGGATCGGCGCCGGCAGCCCGGATTACCTCGCCGTCGGCACCCAGTTGTTCTTCCGCGGCACCGCCAGCGATTGGGGACGTTCGGTCGGCAACGCCATCGCCAACCTGCAGACTTTGGTCAATCAAGGCGCCGGCGGCAGCGACCGCTATCAGCTCAACTCGGCCTCGCTGCTCAACGAAGGCCCGGCGTTCCTGGCCTGCGCGCTGTACGACGCGCAGGACGGCAGCGGCCACGCCACCGCCGCCTCGGCGCTGGTGCTGCGCAACGGCGGCGTGCAAGGCGCCGCGCAAATCCTCGACCGGCAGGCGATGTGGACGCCGCAGGAACAGGATCAGCCCAGCCAAGGCACCTCGCCCGGCGGGCCGATGGCGTTCTTCAGCTATCCCAGCGACGCCGGCCGCCTCGACGCGGCGACCACGGTCTATCTCAACCGCTACGCCGGCGACGCCGTGCTCGGGCCGATCAGCGATTGGCCGGTCAGCGCGATCACCATCGACGACGGCTTATCGGAATCCTTCGCCACCGCCTACGTGCCCGACACCGCCAACGCCGCCTGCGACGCCAGCGGGCAAGTGGTGAAGTACTTCCAGACCGCGGTCTATCCCGGCGGCAGCCCGCAGCAGCCGGTCAACGGTTCGGTGGTCAGCCGTTATCTCAACGGCAACGCCGACGTCACCGGCGCCGACTGGTACAACATGCTCGACGGCCTGCTGCACAGCGTCACCACGCTGGACGCGCAGGGCAAGACGCTCAACGCCACCGAGTACGAGTGGACCGCGTACGTGCAGCGCGCCAGCGATCCCAACGATCCGGCCGCGCCGGTGCGCCAGTTGTACGGCGCGTACGCGTTGCAGACCGCGCAGCAGCAAACCAGCGACGGCGTCGCCTCGCGTCAGACCACGTCCTACATTCCCGACGGTTTCAAGGCTTCCTACACCGGCCAGCCGGCGACGGTGAGCAGCCAGACCGTGCGCGGCGACGGCCGGATCGACGCGCAGGAGCGCCGCTATCGCTACGCCTGCGAGGCGTATCCGCAATCGCGCACGATCAACGACGTCAGCAGCGTGGTCGAACAAAGCGCGAGCCAGGCCGGCGTCGCCACGGCGATCTCGGCGACCGCGCTGGCGCAGTGGGCTTCGGCCTGGGGCGAGGACGTGAAGGTGATGGCCGAAGCGGCCGACTTCGCCTGGACCGGCGGCGCCGTCGAGTTCCCGTTCGGTGCGTGGCAGCCCGGGCAAACGCCGGCGAACTGGCAAGCGATGACGCAACTGCAAACCCGCGCGCCCGACGGCACCGTGCTGCAGAACGCCGACGGCGCGGACGTGCCGTGCACGACGCTGTACGCCGATCCCGCGTTCGGCCTGCCGGTGGCGGTGTTCCGCGGCGCGGTCGGCGGCGAGTGCGCGTGGAGCGGGTTCCAGTCCTACGAAAGCACGGCCGGCTGGAGCTTGAGCGGCACCCGCGCCGAGCCCTCGCAGGCGTGGCTGGGCGAGCAAAGTCTGGCGTTGAAGAACGGCGGCCGCATCGCCACCGCGGTGGCGCCCGGCGCGAGCCGCACGCGTTATCTGTTCGGCCTGCGCTATCTGACCCCGGCCGGCTACATCGGCGGCCGCGGCGCGATCAAGCTCGACCCGGGCCAGAACCCACTGAGCCTGGACCTGGACGACACCCAGGGCCAGTGGCGTTACCTCACCGCCAGCGTCGATCTGCCGGCGGGCTGCAAGTCGCTGGCGTTGAGCATCGACAACCCCGGCAGCGCCGAGGCCTTGATCGACGGCGTGCTGCTGATCCCGTTCGGCGTGGACGCGACCGTGCAGTCCTGGCAGGCCGACACGCGCCTGCTGCTGGCCAGCATGTCCGCGACCGGCGCCTGCGATTTCAACCGCTACGACCGCTTCAACCGTCCGCTCGGCGCGGTCGCCGCCAACGGCCAGTGGCAAGAGCTCGACCAGCGCTTCCAATCGCGCCAGGGCAACGCCGGCGACCGCTTCGACGACGCCAGTCCGAACGCCGAACTGACCTTGCAGTTCGCCGCCGGCGGCATCACCGAGACCTTCCGCGACGGCAACGGCTGGCAAACGCGCTGGGCGCCGGGCGACGCCGCGCACTGGAGCTGCGCGGGCGGCGAGTTGCTCAAAGCCGGCACTGATTCCGACACCTTGACGTGGCAACGCGGCAGCGACGCCGAGGTGGTGGCGTTCTTCGTCGAGCTGCAAGCGCAAGGCACCGCCGCGGGCACGCTGTCGCTGCGCTTCGGCGACGGCGAGACCATCGCCTGGACCGTCGGCAAGGGCTGGTCGTGGACCGACGCGAAGGGCGGCACGGTGCAAGCGCCGCTGGCCGCGCCGCCGCACTTGGCGCAGCAGTGGTTGTTGCTGCTCGGCGGCGGCCAGACGCTGTTCTTCGGCGACGGCCAATTGCTGTTCAGCGCCGCGCGCGCGACCGAACCCTCGGCCGGCTGCGCGTTCGCCACCGGCCCCAACGCGCTGCGCATCAGCCAGCTCGGCTACGGCGGCGATCCGCGCCTGGGCTTGTCGTACAGCGACGGCGCCGCGCGCCAGCGTCAGGTGCATCAGCGCGACGGCGGCGACAGCCGGATCATGGCTTCGGTCTACGACGCGCTCGACCGCTCGCTCGCCGGCACCAAGACCGCGCCGGGCAGTTTCGGCTCCGGCGCCAACGCGCCGATGCTGAGCTACCGCCCCTGCTTCCTCGACGTGGCCGCGTTCCTGCGCGCCACCGCCGACACTTGGAAGATGCAGGGCGACATCGCCGACTACTACGCCGGCCAACGCGACGGCGGCGCGCAACGCTCCGACGATCAGGGCTATCCGTATCGCGGTTCGCGCTACGAAAGTTCGGCGCAGTCGCGGGTGGTCGAGTACGGCCAGCCCGGCAAGGAACTGGCGATCCACGACATCCTCAGCGTGCCCGAATCGGCGCGCCACACCATGCGCACCGCCTACGGCGCCAGCGACGCCAGCGATCCGGTCGCGGCCGGCGCGTTCTACGCCACCGACACCACCACGCCGGGCGGCTATCAAGCGCGGCAATTGGTCGACACCAGCCAGCGCGCGACCGCGATGCTGCAAGCCGATCCCCAAGGCGGCAAGGTCGGCCAAAGCGTGGTCGGGCTGAACTTCAGCGCCGGCAGCGACGACGCCGGCATCCTCGGCCGGCTGCAACTGCCCAATGCCTTCACCACGTCGCCGCAATCCAATCCGCCGGCGTTCGTGCGCGACACCTTGACCAATCCGCTCGGTCAGGCCGTGCAATACCAAGACCCCGATACCGGCGTCACCTTGAGTCTGTACAACGGCAAGGGCCAGCTGCGTTTCGTGCAGCCGGCGCTGGACAACGGCCAGACCGGCTTCCTCTACACGCGCTACGACGCGCTGGGACGGATCAGCGAAGAAGGCGCCGTCGCCGCCGCGTGGAACCGCGCCGCGCTGATCGCGCAATTGGACAATCCCGATTGGCCCAGCGCCGCCGACGGCGCCGTGGCCGGGCGCAGCTATCGCTACGACGGCGACGGCAGCGATCCCAACGCGCTCGGCCGGCTGATCCAGACCACCACCTACAACCCCGATCCGGGCAGCGGCCTGGGCGATTGCACCGTGGTGGAATCGTGGAGCTACGACGCGCACGGCAACGTCGTCGCCGCGCGCCTGCAGGTCGGCGGCGCGGCCACGCTCGACGCCAGCGCGCGCTACGCCTACAACAACCTCAACGAAGTCGTGCGCATCGACCTGCCCGCCGGTTCGCCGCTGGCGGCGATCACCTACGCCTACGACGATCAGGGCCACATCGTCGCCATCGGCGTGCCCGGCGACGAGGCCGCCATCGCCCGCTACGGCTACAACGCCGAGGGCCAGCTGCAGAGCGCGCAGCGCGGGCGCTTGTCGGAACTGTGGAATTACGACTCGCCCGGCTGCGTGCTGTCGCATCGGGTCGATGTCGACAACGCCCCGGCGTTCGCGCAGACCTTCGCCTACACGCCCGACAGCCAGATCCAGCAGCGCACCACCGCGCAAGCGCAGGCCAGCACCGACATCGGCTACGCCTACGACGGCCAGCAGCGCCTCGCCAGCGCCACGGTCGCCGGCGGCGGCGCCGGCACGCTGAAGATCGACAGTTACGACGCCAACGGCAACATCTGGGCGGCGACGGTGGACGGCAGCGCCTTGTCGACGCCCTGCCACGCCGGCAACGACCGCCTCGCCAGCGCGCAATCGGGCAGCGGGCCGCGGCAGTCGTTCCAGTACGACGCCAGCGGCCGGCCCACCGATTGGCGCGGGCTGAGCCTGCGTTACGACGCCGCGCTGGCCTCGGTCAGCACCGTCGCCGCGGCCGGCGCCGACACCGTGCGCTATGCGCGCGGGCTCAACAATCAGCGCGTGCTGCGCCAGCAAGGCGCGCATCGCCGGCTGTACTTCTGCGGCGCCGGCAGCACTCCGCTGATGGTCTGGAACGACGGCAAACCGCAGCTGTGCGTGTGGGGCCCCGACGGCTTGGTCGCGGTCCACGACGGCCGCCTGCAGTACCCGGTCAGCGACCACCAGCACAGCGTGTGGGCGGTGTTCGACGATCAGGGCCAGGCGCTGCGCCGTTTCGATTACGCCGCGTTCGGCGCGCCGCTGGCGGCGGCCGGCGACGATTGGTGGTTCCTCTACGCCGGCAAGGAATACGACGCCGGCACCGGCCTGTACGACTTCGGCGCGCGTTTGTACGACCCGGCGCTGATGCGTTTCCTCGGCCCGGATCCGGCGCGCCAGTTCTCCAGCCCCTACGTGTTCGCCAGCAACAACCCGATCAACTACCTCGACCCCAGCGGCAACATCTCGGTGTGGGCGCAGGTCGGCATCGGCGCGGCGATGGCGGTGTTGGCGATCGCCGGCATCGCGCTCAGCGTGGTCACCTTCGGCGCGGCCGCGCCGGCGGTGGCCGGCGGCGAAGCGGCGCTGGCCGGCGCCACGGTGGCCGGCGAAGGCGTGGCGGCGGGCGCGGCCTTGGCCGAAGGCGGCGGGCTCGCGGCCGGCGCGGTGGCGGCCGAAGGCGCGATCGAAGGCGCGGCGGGCGCGGCGACGGCGGCGGCCGCCGAAGTCGGCGCGGGCGCCGGCGCGGCCGCGGTGGAAACCGCGGTGCCGCTGACCACGGCGCAGGTGATCGCGCAGAACGCGATCTCGGTGGCCTGGAGCGCCACCACCGGCGCGATCAGCGGCGCCGGCACCGGCGGCCTGGCCTACGACATCCAGCACGGCCGCGACTTCACCGCCAAGGGCTTCTTCTCGGCGATGGGCCTGGGCGCGCTCGGCGGCGCCATCGGCGGCGGCTTCAGCGGATTGGCGACGATGCCGGCGACGGTGGGCCTGAGCCAGGGCATGAGCATCGGCGGCACCATCGCCTTCCGCGCGCTCACCCAGGGCGTGGCGGGCATGGTCGGCCAGGACGTGTCGACCTTGGTCTGCGACGCGATCAGCGGCCAGAAGATCACCGCGGCGAGTTTGCTGATGAGTTCGTTGCAGGGCTTCGGCACCGGCGCGGCCTCGGGCACCTTCAGCGCGGTCAGCAACATCGACCCGAGCAAGACCGCGGTCAACGCGGTCGAGCGCGCGGCGGTGCGCGCCGGCACCACGATCAACAAGGCCATCGACGGCGCGAAGTCGATGGCGACCTCGCAAGGCGCGATCGGCTTGTACGTGGCGGGCGGGTTCTTGTTGGCCGGCGGTTACGCGGCGTGGGGCGCGGCCAGCGCCAACAACCAGAACTGA
- a CDS encoding MBL fold metallo-hydrolase: MSACLLSLAKTRLSPDRAASPQFADGRFRNPDPRPATGLRKLLRIIADALWNKPADAVPAAVPPVLALTPQQLAQAPDRSLFRLGHSTVLIKLRGGWWITDPVFAERASPVQWLGPKRFHAPPIALADLPPLRGVILSHDHFDHLDYATVLALAKTADVFLTPLGVGDRLIGWGVAPAKVRQFDWWQGTQIDGVRFIATPAQHFSGRGLFDGDATLWASWTILDEPDDGPSLRLFFSGDTGYFDGFRQIGHRYGPFDVTLMETGAYNENWPHVHMQPEQTVRAHRDLRGRWLLPIHNGTFDLAMHAWTEPFERVSALAAGQGVALTTPRMGERVDLNDPQPTAPWWRELGFPESAHAAHLANER, encoded by the coding sequence GTGAGCGCCTGCCTGCTGTCCCTCGCCAAGACCCGCCTTTCCCCCGACCGCGCCGCCTCGCCGCAGTTCGCCGACGGCCGTTTCCGCAACCCGGACCCGCGCCCGGCCACCGGCCTGCGCAAGCTGCTGCGGATCATCGCCGACGCCCTGTGGAACAAGCCGGCCGACGCCGTGCCGGCCGCGGTCCCGCCGGTGCTGGCGTTGACCCCGCAACAGCTGGCGCAGGCGCCGGACCGCAGCCTGTTCCGCCTCGGCCACTCGACCGTGCTGATCAAGCTGCGCGGCGGCTGGTGGATCACCGACCCGGTGTTCGCCGAACGCGCCTCGCCGGTGCAATGGCTCGGGCCCAAGCGCTTCCACGCGCCGCCGATCGCGCTGGCCGACCTGCCGCCGCTGCGCGGGGTGATCCTCTCGCACGACCATTTCGACCATCTCGATTACGCCACCGTGCTGGCGCTGGCCAAGACCGCCGACGTGTTCCTGACTCCGCTCGGCGTCGGCGACCGCCTGATCGGCTGGGGCGTTGCCCCGGCCAAGGTGCGCCAGTTCGATTGGTGGCAGGGCACGCAAATCGACGGTGTGCGCTTCATCGCCACGCCCGCGCAGCATTTCTCCGGGCGCGGCCTGTTCGACGGCGACGCCACGCTGTGGGCGTCGTGGACGATCCTCGACGAACCCGACGACGGGCCGTCGCTGCGGCTATTCTTCAGCGGCGACACCGGCTACTTCGACGGTTTCCGCCAGATCGGCCACCGCTACGGGCCGTTCGACGTGACCTTGATGGAAACCGGCGCCTACAACGAGAACTGGCCGCACGTGCACATGCAGCCCGAACAAACGGTGCGCGCGCACCGCGATCTGCGCGGCCGCTGGCTGCTGCCGATCCACAACGGCACCTTCGATCTGGCGATGCATGCCTGGACCGAACCGTTCGAGCGCGTGTCCGCGCTGGCGGCCGGGCAGGGCGTGGCCCTGACCACGCCGCGCATGGGCGAACGCGTCGACTTGAACGACCCGCAGCCGACCGCGCCGTGGTGGCGCGAGCTCGGTTTCCCCGAATCCGCGCACGCGGCCCACTTGGCGAACGAACGATGA
- a CDS encoding TetR/AcrR family transcriptional regulator, translating into MSTPAPARLTDRKRAAILEAAAAEFRQAGYEATSMDRIAASAGVSKRTVYNHFPSKEVLFAQILQQLWERSRESPELAYRGDRPLRPQLLELVQQKLQLLHDETFIDLVRVAVAAIIPSPERAQEMFKRVGDKEEGLTVWIREAAADGRLNTDDPTFASSLLQGMIKGFAFWPQITLGQPMLDAGQRERVANTTTDMFLAHFERI; encoded by the coding sequence ATGAGCACTCCCGCCCCCGCCCGCCTGACCGACCGCAAGCGCGCCGCCATCCTCGAGGCCGCCGCCGCCGAGTTCCGCCAGGCCGGCTACGAGGCCACCAGCATGGACCGCATCGCGGCCAGCGCCGGGGTCTCCAAGCGCACCGTCTACAACCACTTCCCGAGCAAGGAAGTGCTGTTCGCGCAGATCCTCCAGCAGTTGTGGGAACGCAGCCGCGAGTCGCCGGAACTGGCCTACCGCGGCGACCGGCCGCTGCGCCCGCAATTGCTCGAACTGGTGCAGCAGAAGCTGCAACTGCTGCACGACGAGACCTTCATCGATCTGGTGCGCGTGGCCGTCGCCGCGATCATCCCCTCGCCCGAGCGCGCGCAGGAGATGTTCAAGCGCGTCGGCGACAAGGAAGAAGGCCTGACCGTGTGGATCCGAGAGGCCGCCGCGGACGGCCGCCTGAACACCGACGACCCGACCTTCGCCTCGTCGCTGCTGCAAGGCATGATCAAGGGCTTCGCGTTCTGGCCGCAGATCACCCTCGGCCAGCCGATGCTCGACGCCGGGCAGCGCGAGCGGGTGGCGAACACCACCACCGACATGTTCCTCGCCCACTTCGAGCGGATTTGA
- a CDS encoding zinc-binding dehydrogenase: MKAWQLERLGGALTLQERPIPEPGPGAVVVRMQASSLMSYMQDYVAGDLPNYRVPDSAFVPGGNGTGVIHAVGEGVWHLHPGQRVVTSSHFVANENVREPAQVLLGITALAPPAERVQAHWPDGTLCDYALLPASVATPAEGLDAVDPVRLAVTTRFVVPYGGLLRGRLAAGETVVVSGATGAYGSAAVLLALAMGAGRVVAVGRNRQALDALVAAAGERVVAVSVAGDAQADAQAIRDAAGGGAQLAFDMVGGAHDPNLTLAALRSLSRGGRLVLMGSMRVPLPIPYAEMMLNDWELLGQFMYPRDAYRRVLDLVRAGLLDLNSIRARTYALPELPAAMAAAASAGNLDCVVMTHGA; this comes from the coding sequence ATGAAAGCGTGGCAACTCGAACGGCTCGGCGGCGCATTGACTCTGCAAGAACGCCCGATTCCCGAACCCGGCCCGGGCGCGGTCGTGGTGCGCATGCAAGCCTCGTCGCTGATGTCGTACATGCAAGACTACGTCGCCGGCGACTTGCCGAATTACCGCGTTCCCGACAGCGCCTTCGTGCCCGGCGGCAACGGCACCGGGGTGATCCACGCGGTCGGCGAAGGCGTGTGGCATCTGCATCCGGGACAACGCGTGGTGACGTCCTCGCACTTCGTCGCCAACGAGAACGTGCGCGAGCCGGCGCAGGTCCTGCTCGGCATCACCGCGCTCGCGCCGCCGGCCGAACGGGTGCAAGCGCATTGGCCCGACGGCACCTTGTGCGATTACGCCTTGCTGCCGGCGAGCGTGGCGACGCCGGCGGAAGGGCTCGACGCTGTCGATCCGGTGCGGCTCGCGGTGACCACCCGCTTCGTCGTGCCTTACGGCGGCCTGCTGCGCGGGCGCCTGGCGGCCGGCGAAACCGTGGTCGTTTCCGGCGCGACCGGCGCCTACGGCAGCGCGGCGGTCTTGCTCGCGCTGGCGATGGGCGCGGGACGCGTCGTCGCGGTCGGCCGCAACCGGCAGGCGCTGGACGCCTTGGTCGCGGCGGCCGGCGAACGCGTCGTCGCGGTGAGCGTCGCCGGCGATGCCCAAGCCGACGCGCAAGCGATCCGCGACGCGGCCGGCGGCGGCGCGCAGCTCGCCTTCGACATGGTCGGCGGCGCCCACGATCCCAACCTGACCTTGGCCGCGCTGCGCAGCCTCTCGCGCGGCGGCCGGCTGGTGCTGATGGGCAGCATGCGCGTGCCGCTGCCGATTCCTTACGCCGAGATGATGCTCAACGACTGGGAACTGCTCGGCCAGTTCATGTACCCGCGCGACGCGTACCGGCGCGTGCTCGATCTGGTCCGCGCCGGCCTGCTCGATTTGAACTCGATCCGCGCGCGGACCTACGCCTTGCCGGAACTACCCGCGGCGATGGCGGCCGCGGCGAGCGCGGGCAATCTGGACTGCGTCGTCATGACCCACGGCGCTTGA